Genomic segment of Deltaproteobacteria bacterium:
GCTTGCTCTGCTTTTTCTTTCTCGCCCACGCCAAACTCGCAAACGTTGTCTGCTCCCCCACGCTCTTTCCTCCCGCCTCACCTTGTCGGTCTTTCTGCTCTTCGTTATTAGACGACTTGCTAGATGACTTGTTCAGAGATTCCTTAAGCCTTTCTGGCTGGCATCCGCTCGGTCGACTTACCGATTTGTTTAATCACGCAAGAGAATTCGCTTTTCCTGCACTGCCATGTAGGATTTTCCTGCGGAACTCTTCCTGTCCTGTCGTCTTTTGTTACTTCCTGCATAGTTGAAAAAGTGGCATGAAAACTGCCTATGTCCCTGCCGGTAACGAAACCAGCTGTAGGAGGCTTATTATGGACGAAATGTTAACCGCAGGTGAAGTCGCTGAGCTTTTACAAATCCATCCTCGTACCGTTTACAAACTCGTCAAAGATGGCTCCATTCCCGGGCGTAAGTTTGGCGGCGGTTGGCGTTTTAGCCGGAGCGAGATCGTCGCCATGGTGTCGCCACAAGGGAACTCTCCGGCGCCAAGTAAGATGCACACCGACGAACGCTAGATTCTTTTCACCATGGGCGGAGTCCGTGGGAGTCGCTCGAAATGTTTAAGGGCATAGTGGCGCTGCTGCTGGGCATCGGCGTATTACTATTTGGCGTCGCCGGGAATGCCCATGGGCAGAAACAGTTTTCCATCGGCTCGCTCAATACCGCCGATCAATTCACCAACAGCTTCGAAGGATTTCGCGCGCGCATGGCGGAGCTGGGTTATCGCGACGGTTACAACGTCCGCTACCAGTATTACAACTCCCGCGGCAACGATGAATTGCTCAAGACTTTGGCGCAGAAACTGGCCCAAGATAAACTCGATCTGATCGTGACTTCATCGACCTCGGCCACAGTGGCCGAGGCCAAAGCGACTGAAGCGAGCCGAACGCCGGTGCTCTTTCTGAGCGCCGGTAATCCCCAAAAATTGGTCAAGAGTTTCGCGAGCTCGGGGAGTAATCTCGCCGGTATCAGTTCCGGGTCTTTGGAACTGATGGGCAAACGGCTCGAGTTGCTGCGCGAAATCGCGCCCAAGGCGATCCGTGTGGCGATGCCAATGGATATCAATAGCGTCAACCTGGCGGCCAACAGCCAGGAAGTCGCCGAAGCCGCGGCGCGCTTTGGCTTCAAAGTCGTCGAGCTGAAAGTGGCGAGTCCCGAGGAGTTGGACAAACTCGCGGCATCGATTCAACGAAAAAACTTCGACGCCATCTTTACGCCCGCGGACTCCATGGTTAGCAACGGTATCGAGGGATTGGCCAAAGCCGCCATGAGCGAGCGATTGCCGCTGATCTCATCGCTGTTGGTGTTGGTGAAAAAGGGTGCCCTCGCCAGCTATGCGGCGGACTACGCCGCCCTCGGTAGTCAGGGCGCGGTCTTGGCGGATAAGATTCTGCGCGGCGCCCGTCCGGCGTCGCTGCCCATCGAATTACCCCGCAAATACAAACTCGCGATCAATTTAAAAACCGCCAAGACCATTGACCTGAGAATCGCCAAAGAGATATTGCTGAGAGCCGATGACGTTATCGACTA
This window contains:
- a CDS encoding DNA-binding protein, with product MKTAYVPAGNETSCRRLIMDEMLTAGEVAELLQIHPRTVYKLVKDGSIPGRKFGGGWRFSRSEIVAMVSPQGNSPAPSKMHTDER